The DNA region GAGTGTGAGTGAAATTGAATCGCTGGCGCAGGAGGTCCCCATGCAGACCGCATCATCACCGGCAATGAGAACCGGGCGGCAGTCTTCGATCAAAAAGTTTGCAGGATTTTCGACGAATATTTCCCGACTTGATTTTGAGGGCTTGACTGCGATCAAGGTGTATGATCTGAAGGGCAGATTGCTGTTGTCAAAGGATATAACGATGAAAAATAAAATTAATCTCCATGACGACCTTTCATCGTTTGCCGATAAAATAATGTTCTTTGTTCAAGAAGTCGAATAGCAAAAGTAAAATCAAGGAGTATAGTATGTCACGACACAATCAGTCAATTAATTCATTCAGCGGCAACTCACTTTCCCGCCGTGACATGCTTCGTAATCTCGGGCTCGGTATCGGCGCTCTGGGGTTGTCATCTTCGACCGCCGGCACGATGGCGATCGGGAAATCGGCCAGGACTCCGGCGCGTCGTCCGAATTTCATCTTTATTCTCACTGATGATCAGGGATATTTTGATCTGGAATGCTATGGAAACAATAATATTTCAACGCCGAATTTCAATAAACTGGCCGATGAAGGGATCAAGTTCACCAGCTTTTATGCTACCATGGTCTGCTCACCAACCCGTGCAACCTTTTTGACCGGCTGCAATCATGAACGTATCGGTTTTTCGTGGATCGTGAAAGCGTATGATTCCTGGTGCCTCAACACAAGCGAACAGACGATTCCAAAAATGCTGAAACAGGCCGGCTATGCGACTGGATGTGTGGGCAAATGGCATATCGGTCATGGCGGAATTAACCAGTCCGGCTGTATTGGAGCATATCCAAAGGCATACGGACTCGATTATTACTGCGGCTTGCCGCTCGGTCACTATGCACATCTTGACAGTCCTGGAAAGGAAGGCGTGCGGGTGCTCTGGGAACAGACCGAATCGATGAGCGCCGATCAGCTCAACCGTGTGGAATACGATTACAACACCACCGAGGGGCAGGCATATCTGAATAATCACACTATTCATGATACCGAAAAAGCGAAAGCCTTCATCACCGCGCACAAAGATGAACCATTTTTTCTGTATATGGCGCATGCCGCACCACATGTCCCGTACTGGGCGCCCGATAATTTCAAAGGTACGTCCAACTGGGGCGATTACGGCGATGTTCTTCAGAGCGTCGACTGGAGCGTGGGCGAAATTCTTAAAACGCTCAGTGACCTTGGTATCGATGA from Chitinivibrionales bacterium includes:
- a CDS encoding sulfatase-like hydrolase/transferase, producing MSRHNQSINSFSGNSLSRRDMLRNLGLGIGALGLSSSTAGTMAIGKSARTPARRPNFIFILTDDQGYFDLECYGNNNISTPNFNKLADEGIKFTSFYATMVCSPTRATFLTGCNHERIGFSWIVKAYDSWCLNTSEQTIPKMLKQAGYATGCVGKWHIGHGGINQSGCIGAYPKAYGLDYYCGLPLGHYAHLDSPGKEGVRVLWEQTESMSADQLNRVEYDYNTTEGQAYLNNHTIHDTEKAKAFITAHKDEPFFLYMAHAAPHVPYWAPDNFKGTSNWGDYGDVLQSVDWSVGEILKTLSDLGIDDNTFVIFASDNGSDREGSNDPLSGGKWGVGEGSYRVPCLARWPGVIPAGIICDEFISIMDILPTYAAFAGTQQYLPTFKYDGFNQSQVFLDPNSKSSRDELPYYKNRRLEAFRKGDYKVHFSRGDDTAGLHSGDPYLLYNVKDDPAESNNLINDPSYKSIVDEIVAARNEWRTELGDSLTGVGGNSRRSHGNCG